CCTGGTTGGGAACCTCCCGTGGGACAGGAACCCTAGACCCTAGTACAGCAAGAGGGGTACCCCAAGGCCATACCAGTGCCTCAAAGACAGAGTGACAAGCAAGAGAGGAAGTGCTCCAGACACAGAAAGAGCCACTGGGAGTGAAGCAGGGTGCCGAAGCTGAATGTGGGAGGAAGTCTCCCAGGAAGCAGGGGGCGGTCAGGGGCCAGCCACCAGGCCTGGTACCCTGGGGGCAGGAGTTCTAGAAAGAGagcaaggagacacagaaggaacTCAGGGACACTGCCAGGTGGGGATGTGGGTCTACAGACCCCAAGGGCTCTCTGGGCACCAAGGGCGTGGACCAAGGAGCGGGCCACGAAGGGGTAGGGCCACGTGTGCAGACAGACAAGAGCGGGCTGGACACATGGGTGAGGAATCAGGCCCCATGCAGCCCTGGAAACCAGGAGATGGCGGGCCGGGGCTTCGGAATTCTAGAATACACTTCCCAGCCAATCTGTCCTCACGAAGACACCGTCAGACAGGCAGAGCTCCTACCTCGTGTTTCCTGGGCACCTTTGCTTAGGCACAAAGGtggctgtgccccctccccccacagatgagtgcagagtgggagagagagggggagccccCGAGGGGCCAGGGGGTCCCAGGGGCAGCGAGCATGAGGGGTGGAGGGCGGCCTGCACCAGGGCCTTCCATGTCTGAGGTCActgctctgtccctgccctgcaaCCAGCTCGTGGAGGATGGAGACTCCCGCCACCGCGTCCCCGTCCACCCCGTCAAGGGGTGGCTGCTATTGAGGTTTCCAGATGCCCTTCTCTGCTGCCTCTGAGCAAAAGCATAGGCAGCAAGGAGCCAAGCAGGGAACGCGTCTGCCTGGTGGGGGAGGGCATCTGTGGGGGGCTTCTGGGCTGTGTGCACCCCTCTGCCGTCTGGGCTACAGCTGCACcccgggagggggagggagggctctgGGAGCCGCAGCAGGGGGGGACCGGGGAGGCCCTGGGTGACGAGGGGACACGAGGACGAAAGATATGGAGCAAACACCTCCTTCCTTGTGAACAACCCCCCCAGTTCTGTGTCCAGCCTGAGCCAGGACTGGTGAGTTAACAGGGCTTGGGGCTGTGGGGATGGCAGGAGGCCCGGAGCCGTGTTGTCTGCAGCCCTCGTCGTGTACCCAGCCGACTGGCAGTGTTGAGAGGCAGCAGGCGGGGCATTTTGCACATGGCCCTTGTGAGTCGATCCATAGAGATGGGTCCTGTGCTCAGCTCTGCGTGCACCTGCACGTGTGGCCCCTCGGCTACCCTACTGGGTACGTCCTAGGAGCCCCACTTatagaggagaaactgaggctcagggacatAAGAAATGTGGCTGGAGGAAGCCTGTCTGGTGCACTGTTCCCAGCTGCCCTCTGGGGGTGTGGGGTCGGGCTCCACTGCCTGTGTCCCTACCTCGTCTCAGCAACCCCCCCGCCTTTCCCCCGGAGcctggggagggtggtggtggccTTCTGGGAGGCAAGGGAGTCAGAACACAGGGCTCCTGGCAGACCCAGGGACGGGGGCTGCTCCAGGCAAAGGCCTTGGCCGGGTGTCAGGTCAGATGCCTCCCGGGCGGCAGGTCGCTGAACCTGGACATGCAGGGGATGGTCTGGGGGTCCTGGGCTTCCCGCGGACCTGTCCTGGACACATCCCAGGCTCTGGACGTGATTTAGGCCGTCCCCTTCACTTCCGGCTCTCTTTAGGCTGCGTGGGCTCTTCCTCGTAGGCCTTAACCTGGTGCTGGCAGGAGGGGCGGGCGCCGGGAGGGCCTGGCCAAGTGGGTCTGCTGCCCCCATCTCCTGTCCCCGTTGGGCAGATGGCGTCTGTGTAGGAAACTCCTTGTGGGAAGCAGTTCCTTCCTGTTGGTGGCTCAGGCCAGGCCACGTTCCTCAGGACAGTGCGGGGAAGCAGGGGATGGGGCGCAGAGCCTCAGGCCGGCCTCACCCCAGCCTGCGCTCGCCCTCCAGCTCCCGCCCTGTGTGTGGGGCTCAGCCAGGGGGCAGCACGGGCAGTGGACAGAGCGGGTGCACCCCAGCAGGTGTCCATCTGGCCTTCTCTCCAGAGCGTCTTGGATGGTGGGTGGCAGTCGAGGCCTCACCTCCAGAGGCCACTCGTGTCCAGGGCCAGGCGGGTCCTGGTGGCTGCACCCTGTCGGCTGTTAGGACCGTCCAGAGCCCACCTGCTGCTGGACAGATGAGGCTTTCCCTGGGTGGTTTGCTGATGAGGGACAGGGAGGCCTGTGGGGGGAGGCGGCTCCAGCCTGTCCTGTCCGAGGGGGCTGTCTCCTCCTGACCTGGCAAATGAGGCGGCTGGCGCTTGGCCTCAGAGAGACCCTCCCCTGGGGCCCAGAGAGTGTCCAGATGATGAGGGCCCTGCCAGTCGTGCAGCGTCTGCCTTGGAGAAGGGGCAGGCCTGTGTCCTCTGGGCAGACCTGGGAAGGCTCTGGGGGCTCTCGGCCTCATGGGGAGCAGGTCACCACCTGAGGTGTGGGCGGGACTCAGCCTCGGGGCTTCCTTGCTCTGGCTGCTCTTCGTTGAGATGCCAAGTTCGGGGTTGGGCTGGAGGATGCTGGGGTTTGTGCAGAGGTCATCATCACTGGCGTGGGGGCATCCTGCCAGGCCAAGTAGAGCACAGCTGTACACCTGGGGGAGGTGGTGAGGCTCGGGGAGAGCGGGGCTGAGCCCCGGGGCAGAAAGGTTTGCGGCAGAGCAGGGTCCCCTCACCCTTGCCTCTGGGCAAGAAGGTAAAGAATGGACGCCTGGGTCCCAGCAGGTCCGACAGGGCCCGGAGGGCGCTCCTGTCTCTGCTGTCCAGACACACCTCCTCCCCCTGGCCCCCTAGGActgtgcccctttcccctgccctcctccccctggcCCCCTGGGACGcgcccccttcccctgccctcctccccctggcCCCCTGGGACCgtgcccccttcccctgccctccagggttAAGGCTGGCAGGAGGGGGCGCAGGGAGCCGGGTGGTCACCGCTCTGCCTCCGCAGGTACTACCAGAGCTTTACCAACTGCACCGAGGTGGAGACCAACGTGGTGGGCTGCTACTGGCCCAACCCCCTGGCGCAAGGCTTCATCACTGGCATCCACAGGCAGTTCTTCTCCAACTGCACGGTGGACAAGGCACACTGGGAGGACCCTCCAGACGAGGTCCTCATCCCGCTCATCGTCGTGCCTGTCCTGCTGACCGTGGCCATGGCCGGCCTGGTGGTGTGGCGCAGCAAACGCGCTGGCCAGCTGCTGTGAGGGCgtcctgagggggggggggaggccgggCGGGGGGGCCGGAGAGCCGGCGGAGGCTGCGGCGGCCCCCCGCACCCCCATCCCGTCTGGCTACCTGAGAGCCTCATGTGGCTCACCCGGGCTTGTCCTCTCCTGGGCCTGGGAAGAAGGCGCACCGAGGCCGGAGCTGTGCAGGGAACGATTGGCTGCTGCTGCGCCCTCCGCCCGCGCTGGGCTGGGGCCTCCAGGGTTTCCGGGCCCTCCTGACCCctgcccaggcaccctgccctgaTCTCAGCCCCAGCCTGGCTCGGACCCCACCTCCCAACCTGAGCTCAACCCCTGCGCTGACCCACCCCCTGTCctgaccccaccccctgccctcaccccccccccccgctctgacCCCACCCCTGGCCCTGATTCCACCTCCTGACCTACCCACCCCCTGTCCGGGCTTCACCCTATTCTGTCACTGCTGTGGGTCCTCTGTCCtggcctgcccacccccacctgcacTGGGTGGGGTAGATTGTTAGCTGGGTGTTTGTATTGCCTGGTGCCCTGTGTCTGAGCCCTCCTGGCCGAGAGCCCATGCTCATGCTGTGGCCAGAAATCCTGAGACTGAGGGTCAGGCCGGAGTCCCCCAGGGGCCGTGCACTGCCTGAGACCCCCTGTCTGCGCCCACAACCAGAGACTGGGCTGCGGTGGGTGCAGGCCTCCTTCCTAGGCCCCTGCGAGCCAGGCCCTCTGAGCTGGGGTCCTGTGAGCCCCAGTGCTGGCTGAGCTCTGTCTGTGCTGTGTGCTTTCTCTGAGTAAACAGTCATCCTGCTTGTGGGGCATCCTGTTTTATTTCGGGGTATTCAGAGAGAGTCCTGCCTCTTGGGGCTGACAGGTCCTCATACCTGTTTCCCAGATGGGGAGTGGCTGGCCGTGTCCCAGGGTGGTCTCTGGGATGCCGGCTGGTGGCTCCTTGCTGGGGTGAGTGGTGGGGCGGCGAGAGAGACCTGGCAGGCAGGTCCCTTGTCCTCCCGAGGCCATGCTCCTCTTCCAGCCGGGCTCTTGGTGGCCTTCACTACAAGGTCCCAGCAGAATGGAGCAGGCAACGGCTGGATCTCGTGGGCTGGGATCTTGTGGGCTGAGATGTGGCGGTCCCCTCCCAAAggctctctgccctcacctggcCACCAGAGCCTCCTTGCTTCCCCACTGTGTGGCTGGGTCCCTGCCTTGGGGAACCCTCGTCTGTCTGTCCACCGTGGCTCTGAGAATCATCTCTGGCTTGAGGTGAGGTATGAATGTCCCCTGCTCAGCTTTGCGGGGACGACAGGTCATGGAGCAGCCTGGGAGGTCTCAGAGTCCCATGTTCGGTGACCGAAGGAGAGAATGTGTGGCCCCTGCTGCGGGTGGGCGGGTGTTCCTCTGGTTCTCCCTGGGCTGTGGCATGTCCCCGGTGCAGTTGTTTGTAGTAACCTCTAACCCAAGCTCCATGGAGCTGACAAACTGTGCAGTCAGCTGCTTGTCAGCGAGGACCCTGCTGGACTCCGTCCCTTCCCACCTTGGCCTCTCTCAGCACCCCCCGTCCCCGGCTTTGCCTTGGGTCTCTCATCCCTGATGCTGAGTGGGTGTCACCTGAGCACCAGAGGCTGCTTGCTTTGGCCTAAATTCTGGGCTCCGTGTGTTTAGAAGGATGTCGTTTTAGTCTGTGTCGGTGGCTacagcaaaataccacagactgggtgcctTGTAAACAGCAGCAATCTATTTCTCATGGTTCCAGGGGCTGGAAGGTCCAGGATCCCGGCTGCAGATTCCGCGAGGTATCTGCTGAGGGCCTGCCTCTGCCTCACAGATGTCCTCCTGTGTCCCCTCTCAGCCGGAGGGGTGAGggggctctctggggtctctttcacAAGGACTCCACCTGTGAATGCCATCCCATAGGGCACTGGGGAGTCAACACAGGAGTCTGGGGAGGACACAGATGTTCTGACCTCAGCAGATGTGGAAGGGACCTTGTTCTTCAGTGGCCCCATCTATGCCAGGGGACAGTCAGGACGAGATAAAACAGTGACATCACAGTTTTTGCAGAGCGCTCTGTGGCTGTGGTCCCAATATGGTGCATTCATGGTGTCTTTTTTACATGGATTtgctttcccttttaattttttaaaatgtttatatttgagagagacagagtgtgaacgggggaggggcagagagagagggagacacagaatctgaagcaggctctggactctgagctgtcagcacagagccggacgcggggctcaaactcatggaccgagatcatgacctgaaccgagtcGGAcccccaacccactgagccgctTATGCGCCCCTGAATTTGCTTTCCTTTAGGAGAGCTATTTTAGTCTACAGTTGGAGAATCGACTTCTCAATCAAGGAACGGAAACCAAATAGATACTAGTGATGATCAATGAGGTATCTGGGAAGCATACTGTTCTCTTGGTTACCCAGCCCGAATTAACCAGGTGGCCGGTGTCTCAAGGGCTCCCGTCAGAGAGacgggagtggggcggggggctggggcgggATCAGCCCTGTAAGGTCCAGGAACACGCAGCGAGAGGCTGAGCAGGActccacagcctggagcctctgaGGACCCGAGGACCCGGATCAAGGGTTGTTACAGGTACGAGGAGAAATGGAGCACATTAAACAGATCTCCCCAAATCGAAAgatcacataaacacacacacggaAAGTGGGGATGTATAACCACTAACAAGCTTGACTCAATCTGCATCTAATGTTTATTATCTATCGATTATCTATCAACCTGTCTGTCTTTCCCAAGTGGAAATATTCATCCTTTTGAAACACCCAAGGGGAACCGACAAAGGTTGAAATGATTTTGGCCACAGTCTTGGGTTAAAAGGACTGAAGAGTGGAAGAAAGAATCTTTTTACTTGGAAATTacaaactttcttttattttaaattgttttttagtgtttatttatttttgagagagagagagacagagcgcaagcagaggagaggcagggagggagggagacacaggatccgaagcaggctccaggctccaagctgtcatcacagaatccaacacggggctcgaacccacagaccatgagatcatgacctgagctgaagtcagacacttaaccgactgagccacccaggcacccctcttctgcccattttttaaaaaatttttaatgtttatttttgagaaagagagagcacaagtaggggaggggcagagagagggagacacagaatccgaaacaggctccaggctctgagctgtcagcacagagccctacgcagggctcgaactcacagactgggagatcatgacctgagctgaagtcggacgctcaaccaactgagccccccaggcgtcccacaaACAAACTTTCTGTGTAATTTTGGGTTCAAGGGGTAATGAAGATGGAGATCACAATCATTTTCGAGTCCGTACCGCTAAAAGCACCATCTCCATCAGCTCACACGGGCTGCATTTGTGCTCGGCAATGGGGAGGGCGTGTGAGGTGTCTGGTGCCCAGTGTGACTGAGGGGGTCCCCTAGTGGGCAGCACCCCTCCTACACCAGCCCCCTGCCCAGCACGGGTAGGTAAGCGCTGGTGAGTGTTGACAGGGCCCCAAACCGCAGCACAGACCCAACAGTGTGTAGCCTTAGATGCATTTCCAGGAAAtacaaaagatggaaataaaattcACTAAGCGTGCAACTCAATACACTAGTAACAGATAGCAAAGGAAACACGGAAAGtgtagaaggaagaaataagaaatgatggAAACAGAGGTAATGAAATCGAAAAGACAGACAGGCTTTGATCAATAAAACGGGGTCTGTGTTCGGAGTTGTGGTGGGGAATCTGAATAGGATGGTCTCCGCAGATGAGGTTGGAAagtcacttagattccacctctCAAGTAGGACCGCAGGCCTTTCGGGTTTGCGAGTACTTTCTGCCAGATCGTAGACAAAGACGGAAGTTCCCTAAATAATGGTGCTCGTCCAGGGCCACCTTGACCCACCAGGACTCGGTCTGAGAAGGTAGCAGATGGCAGGGGCCTGACCGACAAGAAGCGGCTTAACCACGTGTGTGGTTGTATTGAGcacacttttcattttctgtgatttACGATGTTCTGGCATCTTACAAACTCTTTCTGGCTTGGGAGGCTGGCCTCCCTGGGCCAGCGGTTCTCAGGGCAGGTGCAGGTCCCAGTGGAGTCCTGCCTTTGATGTGCCTGCCGGCCAGCCCAGAGCCAGCCTGTGTGGACCAAGGAGGCAGTGCCTGAACCTCATCAGCCCGGGGCCAGGTACCAGGCAGCTGGGGACAACCCGGAGTTTCGAACCTGCTGGAATTATTCAAGGTAGCCAATTTTGAGCTGATTAGCCTGCCCTGTGAGTGCTAACCTGTGCCCTGTGGAAATCCCAGAGAAGACTCCGGCCTGGGCTCCCCCCACCTGACCACCTGGTGCCTCCCCGTCTCTGGGCCCTAGAGGTACAATCACCTTTGTTTCCCGAGCCTCTCCTGCATCTCCTCTTGTGGCGCACCGACTGGCATCCCGTTGAAGAACACAGCCAGTGGCTGGGGCAGTGACCCAGGGATGTCATGAGGGGACCTGCTTCATGACCTCCTTCCTTGAACTTGCCCGTCTGCTCATCTTGGAGCATTTCACCCGCGTGAAAGCAGGGGTAAGGAAGGGCAGAGGTAGTTTCTTCTTGGGatttcacccttttttttttttccaagtttatttgtttattttgagagagacagagacagtgctggtaggggaggggcagagagagagggagacacaagatcccAAGCGgagtctgcactgtcagtgcagagtcagacgcagggttcaaactctagaccatgagatcatgacctgagcagaaatcaagagtcagatgcttaactcactaggccacccaggcaccctaggacTCCACCTTTTCTTCAGGAAATCTCTCTCTTCCAGGGCTTCTCCCTGTGACTCTTGGCCAGACTCGTCTCAAGGACCCACTCGTAGCTGCTGGACAGGCTGGGAATCAATGTTCCAGAGGAGAAACAcgggacagaggagagggaatGAGCAGCCCCAGGTTTGCCACATAAGCGGAGCAGGACGGGCCCAGGGGGTGCACAGACTGGCGGCCCCCAGACACCTACTTCACGTGTGTCCTAGTGGCGAAACATCGGATgcgtcctttttttaaaaaccatttttaaagtttatttatttatttttgagagagagagaggaggagagggccagagagagagagagggagacacagaatccaaagcaggctccaggctctgagctatcagcacagagcccgacttggggcttgaacccatgaaccacgagatcatgacctgaggtgaagccggacgctcaaccgactgagccacccaggcgccccagacgtGTCCTTCTTAATGTCAGGAAGGAACCAGGGATGCTCACATTCGAGACTGGTACTAGTCGGTGTAGTAagactaaaaaaacccaaaaaaacacaacaagaaaaaaaaggacatgtaTTGAAAAGGAAAGGTCAAAACTGTCAGTTACTTGCAGATATGTGACTGTCTACCTAGAAAATCCATGAAAATCAATACAAATAATTAGAACCAATGAGATTTTTGTGGTGGTAATGGGGCAAAGCCTGGATACAGAATCAACAATCTACGTGGATCACAGCAATGTTCAAACATAAATTCACGTAGGAGGTGCCCTATGCATAGCGGCCACAAAcagtaaaatatctaggaatgaaCCAAATAGGACAGCTGATTGTTTACCAGACAGCTAAGACCTAGtacctatacatatataaagagcttctaGAAATCAATTGAAAAAGACAACCCAGTTTTTACATGGGCGATTGATAGGAAAGGAAGTGCAAACGGATGTGGAAACAGCCCACAAGGATACGAGAGGGAACTAAGTCTCAGGGAAATTAAGTTAAAGCATGAGATATTAATATTCATCGTGAAAATGACAGGTGGTTAGTAACAGGTGTTGGCAGGATGTGTTGAAAGGGTCCTGGCTTGACAATAAGTAAGTGCATCACGTTTGGTGGGCGATTTGGTGGTCCCTGTGGAGGAGGGGGCATTCCTTCTCCCCAGGGGGCACGGATACGAAAGCATAAGAGGTGTGGCGAGGCCTGTAGTGTTGTTCCAGCAGCGACAGATGGGAACGATAGAAATGTCCTTCAAGGAGGAGTGGCTGGACAGTGGGCCGGATGGCATTCAGACCACGGCACACGCTGCAGCTTGTGGAACAGGTAGTGAGCCCGCCAAGCTGGTGTCTCTCCCTGGTGACAGCAACATGCTCtgtacagagacacagagtggtgCCCCGAGGGCTCTGAGGGGTCATGGTGCAGGACAGCAAGCCTTCACAGGACGGGTGCCCATCTGGCCTTGGGGCCTGGCGAAGAGTTTGCCAGGTAGTGACGGGAAGGTTGCTGCAGGAGGAGGCGTGGGAAACGGGCTGGGGGGCTTAGCGGGCTCCACGCTCTGGGAAGGAGGTTAGTGAGAGGCTGGCCGGGACTTCTTGGACCGACCCCTGGGTTGCTCTCCGGAAGCCCCCACACCTACCAACACGCTCCCCGGCAAAGCTCCGTCTGTGGTGCCGTCATCGGTCAGACAGGGACACGGGCACCAAAGTGCCCGAGTCCAGCTTCTGGGCACGAGGGAGCCCACAAGGGGGCGTGGGCCAGGACCCAGGACACCCTTGTGAGCAGGGGCACCCCCCCGGGGCATCCTGGTCTAGACGTGGCTGACCAGGGCCTTGGGATCTGTGGCTCCAGGAAGGTGCTGGCTGTCAGAGGGCGTAGGGGCCATTGGTGAACTGCACTCAGTGGGGGGCcctggggggcaggagaggggggtCCAGCCCAGTTTGTATTTGGCTCCTTGAGGCTCTCATCACGGGATCCTGGCCTCCAGTCTCAGCCGAATACGATGACGCCATAAGGAGGATGAGGCCGTGGGTGTTGGGGCCGCGGGGCCAAAACAGAGTGGAACCTTCCTCCTTTATGGTGGGAAGTCCATGCATATGGAAAACCAGGCAGCACCTGCGAGTGCGGTATTTAGCAAGATGGAGGAAATCCTGCCTTGCTAACATGGGTAAGAACATGGGTGGGCTTTGAGGGggttattctaagtgaaata
The Panthera uncia isolate 11264 chromosome A2, Puncia_PCG_1.0, whole genome shotgun sequence genome window above contains:
- the RAMP3 gene encoding receptor activity-modifying protein 3, translated to METRERWRPRFLLPLLLQLLCGGCPRVGGCNETRMLEKLPQCGQAFADMMHTVDVWKWCHLSEFIVYYQSFTNCTEVETNVVGCYWPNPLAQGFITGIHRQFFSNCTVDKAHWEDPPDEVLIPLIVVPVLLTVAMAGLVVWRSKRAGQLL